Proteins from one Paenibacillus sp. J23TS9 genomic window:
- the flgL gene encoding flagellar hook-associated protein FlgL, translating to MLRVTSNMMSSQLMLNLNRNALQMNNTQNMLSTGRKLNKPSDDPVGITYSLRYRGELASNEQYTKNVDSALSWLDFNDTVLGQTGDVIQKLRELTVQAATGSNPQSALDSIKQEVGQLKEQLIDIANSKLNGKYIFNGESFDAKPYDFLKNEDGTSNTTGMVNGQLVGSSIDTLVTDKGLINFSVGDSVQLPINITGTDVFGKGDDEDNIFKIIDSLTASLEKGDTKGISAQLDKMDSRMETVLTTRAELGAKTNRIELMQGRLSDLNINLTDLQSKTEDADYSELIMQSKIQENIYNASLSAGSKIIQPTLVDFLR from the coding sequence ATGCTTAGAGTGACATCCAACATGATGAGTTCGCAGCTGATGCTGAACCTCAATCGTAACGCCCTGCAAATGAACAATACGCAGAACATGCTGTCGACCGGTCGTAAGCTTAACAAACCATCCGATGATCCGGTGGGAATTACTTACTCCTTGCGTTACCGTGGAGAGCTGGCATCGAATGAACAATACACGAAGAATGTGGATAGTGCGTTGTCATGGCTCGACTTTAATGATACCGTGCTGGGTCAGACGGGTGACGTGATTCAGAAGCTCCGTGAACTTACCGTGCAGGCTGCAACGGGCAGCAATCCGCAATCTGCGCTGGACAGCATCAAGCAAGAGGTTGGCCAGCTTAAAGAACAGCTGATTGATATCGCGAACAGCAAGCTGAACGGGAAATACATTTTTAATGGCGAATCTTTTGATGCTAAACCCTATGATTTTCTGAAGAACGAGGATGGAACATCAAACACTACTGGTATGGTAAATGGTCAGCTTGTAGGATCGAGTATTGATACCTTGGTAACAGACAAAGGTCTCATTAACTTCAGTGTGGGGGATAGTGTGCAGCTGCCGATTAACATTACCGGTACGGATGTATTTGGTAAAGGCGATGATGAGGATAACATCTTCAAAATCATTGACAGCCTGACCGCGAGTTTGGAAAAGGGTGATACTAAAGGCATATCCGCCCAACTTGATAAAATGGATAGTCGCATGGAAACGGTCTTGACCACCCGTGCTGAACTCGGCGCGAAGACGAACCGGATCGAATTGATGCAGGGCAGACTTTCGGATCTGAATATCAACTTAACGGATTTACAGTCTAAGACGGAAGATGCCGATTATTCGGAGCTGATCATGCAATCCAAGATTCAGGAAAACATCTATAATGCTTCGCTGTCTGCGGGTTCCAAAATCATTCAGCCTACCCTGGTTGATTTTCTGAGATAG
- the flgK gene encoding flagellar hook-associated protein FlgK: MTSTFHSIETAKRSLFTQTAALNTTGHNISNANTEGYSRQTVKMQASRPIEAYGMNRSNAPGQLGTGVEYQSVERIRESFLDTQYRSETNANGSWSIKSDTLDKLQGIFNEPSDTGISKVLNNFWNSWSNLSKDPESASARKVVKENAVALTDAMNYMSGQLDKMSQDLTTNVGVKASEVQNYLTQIKDLNQSITRIEGLGDHANDLRDQRDLLTDKLSQIINVNVVDTDQGYTISMNGQNLVEGSELLVDVDGTDATDRGNFLEEAFTSGNLTGGQVYGMIASRESYVKDYKKQLDDLANTLANGDMQITLPKGTILPDGVTVNGVTGRTVTEDTVVTVKGLNGLHQLGYTMDGTTKGGLPFFESSQDGQPITAGNIRLNSKIAEDPNLIASSMRTEGTGTDEKVIKGNNTMALLMANMKLTNIASADGKRNTTIDGYYNTMVGQLGVQAQEASRQTQNSDILVEQVESQRQSVSGVSLDEEMSNLIKYQHAYGASARFMTTFDQLLDKLINSTGTVGR, translated from the coding sequence ATGACATCAACTTTTCATTCTATAGAAACAGCGAAACGGAGTCTGTTCACCCAGACAGCCGCTCTAAATACGACAGGACATAACATTTCGAATGCCAACACAGAGGGTTACTCCCGGCAAACGGTGAAAATGCAGGCCTCCCGTCCGATTGAAGCATACGGAATGAACCGCTCCAACGCTCCCGGCCAGCTTGGGACGGGTGTGGAATACCAATCCGTTGAGCGTATCCGGGAAAGCTTCCTGGATACCCAGTACCGCAGTGAGACGAATGCTAATGGCAGCTGGTCTATCAAGTCCGACACGCTCGATAAGCTGCAAGGGATTTTTAACGAGCCTTCGGATACAGGGATTAGCAAGGTGCTGAATAACTTCTGGAACTCCTGGTCCAACCTCAGTAAGGATCCCGAAAGTGCGTCCGCCCGCAAAGTGGTGAAAGAAAATGCGGTTGCCCTGACAGATGCCATGAACTATATGAGCGGTCAGCTGGATAAAATGAGCCAGGATTTGACGACCAATGTTGGTGTGAAGGCCAGCGAAGTCCAGAATTACCTGACCCAGATTAAAGATTTGAATCAATCCATCACCCGCATTGAGGGACTTGGAGATCATGCGAATGATTTAAGAGACCAAAGGGATTTGCTCACGGACAAGCTTTCCCAGATCATCAATGTCAATGTTGTCGACACCGATCAAGGCTATACGATCAGCATGAATGGTCAGAATCTCGTTGAAGGGTCTGAGCTGCTGGTAGATGTGGACGGAACGGATGCGACTGATAGAGGAAACTTCCTGGAGGAAGCTTTTACTTCCGGGAATCTTACAGGCGGCCAAGTCTATGGCATGATTGCATCCCGTGAAAGCTATGTCAAAGATTACAAGAAGCAACTCGATGATCTGGCGAATACGCTTGCCAATGGAGATATGCAAATTACACTTCCGAAAGGCACCATACTTCCGGATGGAGTAACGGTCAATGGAGTAACAGGTCGTACGGTTACTGAGGATACGGTAGTTACGGTGAAAGGGTTGAACGGCCTTCATCAGCTGGGCTATACCATGGATGGAACCACGAAGGGTGGACTGCCGTTCTTTGAATCCTCCCAGGATGGGCAACCGATCACAGCCGGCAACATTCGTTTGAACTCCAAAATCGCTGAAGATCCGAACCTGATCGCATCCTCAATGCGTACAGAAGGAACGGGCACCGACGAGAAAGTCATCAAAGGAAATAACACCATGGCATTGCTGATGGCTAACATGAAGCTGACGAATATTGCTTCTGCGGACGGTAAGCGGAATACAACGATTGATGGTTATTACAACACGATGGTAGGCCAGCTTGGCGTGCAAGCGCAGGAAGCCAGCCGGCAGACGCAGAATTCGGACATACTGGTTGAGCAGGTCGAATCCCAGCGTCAATCTGTCAGCGGTGTTTCCCTGGATGAGGAAATGTCCAATCTGATCAAATATCAGCATGCTTACGGCGCATCGGCCCGTTTTATGACGACATTTGATCAGCTTCTTGATAAATTAATCAACTCTACAGGAACTGTAGGAAGATAA
- a CDS encoding flagellar protein FlgN translates to MSVQPLINLLEQLDQVHENMLDLAHQKKKAIVDNNVDSLIQLMNQETKGMKQIEQLEQQRMNAAHQFLQESGIKSQLNLNLTELSRLVFDIEDRKKLLHIQKQLSDTLARLKEANDLNQKLIEQSLSFIDFSLDIMVGRPNQDVTYQHPSERSSVMGRPGLFDSRA, encoded by the coding sequence ATGTCAGTTCAACCATTAATTAATCTTCTGGAGCAGCTGGACCAAGTGCATGAGAATATGCTGGATCTTGCTCATCAGAAGAAGAAAGCCATCGTGGATAACAATGTGGATTCGCTCATTCAACTGATGAATCAGGAGACAAAGGGCATGAAGCAGATCGAACAGCTGGAGCAGCAGCGAATGAATGCAGCGCATCAGTTTTTGCAGGAAAGCGGCATTAAATCACAGTTGAATTTGAACCTTACGGAATTGTCGCGGCTTGTTTTCGACATCGAGGACAGGAAAAAGCTGCTCCATATACAGAAGCAATTGTCGGACACATTGGCAAGGCTGAAAGAAGCGAACGACTTAAATCAGAAGCTGATAGAGCAATCTCTTTCATTTATAGATTTTTCATTAGACATTATGGTAGGAAGACCGAATCAGGATGTTACCTATCAACACCCGTCCGAACGAAGCAGCGTTATGGGCCGGCCGGGTCTTTTCGATTCACGGGCCTGA
- the flgM gene encoding flagellar biosynthesis anti-sigma factor FlgM codes for MKINDTGRIGGVNPYKRNIETQRQEAQKQARRKDEVSISSEAMEMLEAKERSSDPDRVKKIQDLKQQVSTGTYHVDAGEIAEKLMPYFKKFPGN; via the coding sequence ATGAAAATTAATGATACCGGAAGAATTGGTGGAGTTAACCCTTACAAGCGGAATATCGAAACCCAGCGGCAAGAAGCGCAGAAGCAGGCTCGCCGCAAGGACGAGGTTTCAATTTCCTCGGAGGCGATGGAAATGCTGGAGGCCAAGGAGCGCAGCTCTGATCCAGACAGAGTCAAGAAGATTCAAGATTTGAAGCAGCAGGTATCAACCGGTACTTACCATGTGGATGCCGGAGAAATTGCCGAGAAACTCATGCCTTATTTTAAAAAGTTTCCGGGGAATTAG
- a CDS encoding TIGR03826 family flagellar region protein, which produces MNLANCPRCGRLFAANFRDMCPNCIKDIEHEYEICVQYLREEKGATIQELSEATEVSIKQITRFIREGRISVMNAPNLMYPCEVCGTLIREGHMCDSCRARLTKELTQAAQDDTNKEQGTRRQGEGAYRAIDKFHN; this is translated from the coding sequence GTGAATCTAGCAAATTGTCCTCGCTGCGGCAGATTGTTTGCGGCTAACTTTAGAGACATGTGCCCAAACTGCATCAAGGATATTGAACATGAATATGAGATCTGTGTTCAATATTTGCGTGAGGAGAAGGGTGCAACGATTCAGGAGCTTTCTGAGGCCACCGAAGTCTCGATCAAGCAGATTACCCGGTTTATCCGCGAGGGCCGTATTTCCGTAATGAATGCTCCTAATTTGATGTATCCCTGTGAGGTATGCGGGACATTGATCCGTGAGGGCCATATGTGTGACTCTTGCCGTGCACGCTTGACGAAAGAGCTTACCCAGGCGGCGCAGGACGACACAAATAAGGAACAGGGAACTAGAAGACAGGGCGAAGGTGCCTATCGCGCCATCGATAAATTTCACAATTAA
- a CDS encoding ComF family protein → MSALSSAFTHFIRNLLAPPGNICLTCGGKSRLVRDWPGICQRCAGGIPWINRPRCLYCGRAFGCPDCLRMEVRHRAFILNRSAVQYSDVMREWLAQYKYRGHERYAQLLIRMMSHALVQMEREISALHSGAGQPVSKMRWKPDMITFVPVSTTRLMERGFNQAQVLAEGLGQLHRLTVSPLLVRSAHTGKQSFKTRQERIESMRNVFAWNPEGLSFQDFRGLNMCIDSSQPLQRVMRILLIDDIYTTGSTINACAEVLQQAFIQQFSMQVEVYSLTWARS, encoded by the coding sequence ATGAGCGCATTATCCTCTGCTTTTACTCACTTCATCCGTAACTTGCTGGCCCCGCCCGGAAATATCTGCCTTACATGCGGAGGCAAAAGCAGACTGGTACGGGATTGGCCGGGAATTTGCCAACGCTGTGCGGGTGGGATTCCTTGGATTAACAGACCGCGCTGTCTTTACTGCGGCAGGGCTTTTGGCTGTCCGGACTGTCTGCGAATGGAGGTAAGGCATCGTGCGTTCATATTGAATCGCAGTGCTGTGCAGTACAGTGACGTGATGAGGGAATGGCTTGCCCAATACAAATACAGGGGACATGAGCGGTATGCACAGCTGCTGATTCGCATGATGAGTCATGCTTTGGTACAGATGGAACGGGAGATAAGCGCCTTGCATTCAGGAGCCGGACAGCCAGTCTCCAAGATGCGTTGGAAACCCGATATGATCACATTTGTTCCGGTCAGTACAACCCGATTGATGGAGCGCGGATTTAATCAGGCGCAGGTGCTGGCAGAAGGGCTCGGACAACTCCATCGTCTCACGGTCTCTCCGCTGCTTGTACGAAGCGCGCATACCGGCAAGCAGAGCTTTAAAACAAGGCAGGAACGAATCGAGTCGATGAGAAACGTGTTTGCATGGAACCCGGAGGGGCTCTCTTTTCAAGACTTCCGCGGACTTAATATGTGCATTGATTCAAGTCAGCCTTTACAAAGGGTTATGCGAATTCTGCTAATTGACGATATATATACGACGGGCAGCACGATTAACGCTTGTGCAGAGGTGCTGCAGCAGGCTTTTATACAGCAGTTCAGCATGCAAGTGGAAGTCTACAGCTTGACGTGGGCCCGCTCATAA
- a CDS encoding helicase-related protein translates to MRIAVYAIWNGEVWTIQRSLDMRVDVLWWTQTADRLGSPGRVVFLAESMALSLAVKLEQGFGEQPGMKSWDLGNWNRMICELLGDEGSENWKRGAAISGHAGISGGSAWETRSGFTFGCDSSQRQWIWDIHEAAPEAVHLLLAEQAGAGRMDAAIHTASAAEELGRQAALLSELLQGRSLLAAEVDALLQESAPMLAGAWYSAAQLASLQGRLALHAGVAADARPRWGRGPLSMGRARHPRCRRCGSEAISRTACAACGRADCAYCEACLALGRSRACSLLLRSAAGGSPAVRGAAGQSTAAVRGRWGLSAAQGDAACAALGFLAEPPRRGSAVKSGHGWWPLMPYRAGRAQPGAKSAPSVKGAPSAVSYAQEETAPSRFLLWAVTGAGKTEMIFPLLSSILEQGGRVLVATPRRDVVLELAPRLAKAFGDTRIVTLYGGSTERWQAGELTLATTHQLMRFYQAFDLVIIDELDAFPYHNDPMLAFAAQNACKPDGKFVYLSATPPRPLQKEAARGTLIHAKVPVRFHGHPLPVPKRITLKSIEQCLRQLLLLKPLTEALRQSLERDAQVFLFVSRIRHIDPLVTILRRIFSDYCVEGTSSEGPLRAVKVTSFRQREIRLLVTTTILERGVTVPRSDVFIADADSGLFDEASLVQMAGRAGRSSEDPAGRVIFASPEWTISQKRAVKQIAGMNRIARKNGYLKDS, encoded by the coding sequence ATGCGGATTGCGGTTTATGCCATATGGAATGGGGAAGTCTGGACGATTCAACGGTCACTGGATATGAGAGTGGATGTGCTGTGGTGGACGCAGACCGCAGATCGCCTTGGCAGCCCTGGCAGGGTGGTGTTTCTGGCCGAATCGATGGCATTAAGTCTTGCGGTGAAGCTGGAGCAGGGCTTTGGGGAGCAGCCGGGAATGAAGAGCTGGGATCTTGGGAATTGGAACCGGATGATCTGTGAACTGCTTGGGGATGAAGGAAGCGAGAACTGGAAGAGGGGAGCCGCGATTAGTGGGCATGCGGGTATTTCTGGTGGAAGTGCATGGGAAACACGAAGCGGCTTTACATTTGGGTGTGATTCCAGCCAGAGACAGTGGATTTGGGATATTCATGAGGCGGCTCCGGAAGCTGTACACTTGCTTCTGGCTGAGCAGGCGGGGGCAGGCCGGATGGACGCGGCAATACATACGGCAAGCGCTGCGGAGGAGCTCGGCAGACAAGCAGCATTGCTAAGTGAGCTTCTGCAGGGCAGATCACTTCTTGCCGCGGAGGTGGATGCGCTGCTGCAGGAATCGGCGCCCATGCTTGCGGGCGCTTGGTACAGTGCCGCGCAGCTGGCCAGCCTGCAGGGCCGGCTTGCGCTTCACGCGGGCGTGGCGGCGGATGCCCGCCCGCGATGGGGACGCGGCCCGCTGAGCATGGGCCGCGCCAGGCATCCCCGCTGCCGGCGGTGCGGCAGCGAAGCCATTAGCCGCACGGCATGCGCCGCGTGCGGCCGCGCGGACTGCGCCTACTGCGAGGCCTGCCTCGCTCTAGGGCGCAGCCGCGCCTGTTCGCTGCTGCTCCGCTCAGCAGCGGGAGGGTCCCCGGCCGTGCGCGGAGCGGCCGGGCAGTCCACCGCCGCGGTGCGCGGGCGGTGGGGGCTTAGCGCGGCGCAGGGCGATGCCGCCTGCGCTGCGCTGGGTTTCCTGGCGGAGCCGCCCCGCAGGGGCTCCGCCGTGAAGAGCGGCCACGGGTGGTGGCCGCTCATGCCCTACCGCGCCGGGCGGGCTCAGCCCGGCGCAAAGAGTGCACCCTCTGTTAAGGGTGCACCAAGCGCTGTGAGTTACGCTCAGGAAGAAACTGCGCCCTCCCGTTTCCTCCTATGGGCCGTGACGGGCGCGGGCAAAACCGAGATGATCTTCCCGCTGCTCAGCTCGATCCTCGAACAGGGCGGCCGCGTGCTGGTGGCCACACCCCGCCGGGATGTGGTATTGGAGCTGGCCCCGCGGCTTGCCAAAGCATTCGGTGATACGCGAATTGTCACGCTGTACGGAGGCAGTACCGAGCGGTGGCAGGCAGGCGAGCTTACGCTGGCGACAACCCACCAGCTCATGCGATTTTATCAAGCGTTTGACCTGGTCATTATCGATGAGCTGGATGCTTTTCCGTACCACAATGATCCGATGCTGGCTTTTGCGGCTCAGAATGCCTGCAAGCCGGACGGGAAATTCGTTTATCTCTCTGCCACACCTCCAAGGCCGCTGCAAAAGGAAGCTGCACGCGGCACGTTGATCCATGCCAAGGTGCCGGTGCGCTTTCACGGCCATCCTCTGCCGGTACCGAAGCGGATTACGCTAAAGAGCATCGAGCAATGCCTGAGGCAGTTGCTGCTGTTGAAGCCTCTGACAGAAGCCCTAAGGCAATCGTTGGAACGGGATGCCCAGGTCTTCCTGTTTGTTTCGCGCATCCGTCATATTGACCCGCTCGTTACCATCCTCCGCCGTATTTTCAGCGACTACTGTGTAGAAGGCACATCCTCTGAAGGTCCGCTTCGCGCAGTGAAAGTAACCAGCTTCCGCCAGCGCGAGATCCGGCTGCTGGTGACCACGACGATTTTGGAGCGGGGTGTAACGGTTCCGCGAAGCGATGTCTTTATCGCAGATGCGGACAGCGGGCTTTTTGACGAAGCCTCACTCGTGCAGATGGCTGGACGAGCAGGACGATCTTCCGAGGATCCGGCGGGAAGGGTCATTTTTGCTTCACCGGAATGGACGATTTCGCAGAAGAGGGCCGTTAAGCAGATTGCGGGCATGAACCGGATTGCACGGAAGAATGGCTATCTGAAAGACTCATAG
- a CDS encoding response regulator transcription factor: MENKDSGKTNIKVLLADDHQLFREGLKRILNMEDDIEVIGECGDGIQVLEFCNEIKPDIVLMDINMPVENGVEATEKLRELFPDVKVIILSIHDDESYVFETLRKGANGYLLKDMEAESLINAIRSVQEGYAFIHPKVTGKLIQQLRRMTFLNETGAMTESGVREAGVKFVAGENNPLTRREAEVLRLMAEGKSNKMIGEFLFISEKTVKNHVSSILQKMEVDDRTQAVINSIKYGWVTL, encoded by the coding sequence ATGGAAAACAAGGATTCTGGCAAAACAAACATTAAAGTCCTCTTGGCTGACGATCATCAATTGTTTCGCGAGGGTCTGAAGCGCATTTTGAATATGGAGGATGACATCGAAGTCATCGGCGAATGCGGGGACGGCATTCAAGTATTGGAATTTTGTAATGAAATCAAGCCTGACATTGTACTCATGGACATCAATATGCCTGTGGAGAACGGCGTCGAGGCAACCGAGAAACTGCGCGAGCTCTTCCCGGATGTGAAGGTTATTATTCTATCTATTCATGATGACGAAAGCTATGTATTCGAAACGCTGCGCAAAGGCGCGAACGGTTACCTGCTGAAGGATATGGAGGCCGAGTCGCTTATCAATGCGATCCGCTCGGTACAAGAGGGATATGCCTTTATTCATCCGAAAGTAACGGGTAAATTGATTCAGCAGCTGCGCCGCATGACCTTCCTCAACGAGACGGGTGCCATGACGGAGAGCGGCGTGCGTGAAGCAGGCGTTAAATTCGTTGCGGGCGAGAACAATCCGTTGACCCGCCGCGAAGCGGAAGTGCTGCGTTTGATGGCGGAAGGCAAGAGCAACAAGATGATTGGCGAGTTTCTCTTTATCAGTGAGAAAACGGTCAAAAACCATGTCAGCAGTATTTTGCAGAAGATGGAGGTTGACGATCGCACCCAAGCGGTTATCAACTCAATTAAATACGGATGGGTGACCCTTTAA
- a CDS encoding sensor histidine kinase codes for MDFQADAIDRVIKNAIQVVENSKYQMFEILEAARDELASLNQELQFVMKETIETLQKVDQLELNYRRSRVRLTEVSRDFVRYKEDDIRQAYEKATQLQLDVMIYREKEMYLKARRDELQKRVRNVENSVERAESIGSQMGVVMEYLSGELGQVTRIIETAKNRQLIGLKIILAQEEERKRIAREIHDGPAQLLANLVLRTEIVERMMVKQEFKMVQDEILDLKGQVRSSLEEMRKVIFNLRPMALDDLGLIPTMRKFVHDFEEKTKIRTIFETRGKEHRLSSAMEAAIYRLVQEALSNAAKHAYPTYVLVEITYQAQLVKIVVQDNGLGFKVELLEQKSKEHFGLIGMRERVELLEGRMELESEENQGTKIVIHIPTNVEKGKE; via the coding sequence GTGGATTTTCAAGCCGATGCGATAGACCGCGTCATTAAGAACGCCATCCAGGTGGTGGAGAACAGCAAATATCAGATGTTTGAGATTCTTGAGGCGGCCCGTGACGAACTTGCCTCTTTGAATCAGGAACTGCAGTTTGTGATGAAGGAAACGATCGAAACGCTGCAAAAGGTGGATCAGCTGGAGCTGAACTACCGGCGTTCGCGCGTCCGGCTGACGGAAGTCAGCCGGGACTTCGTCCGTTACAAGGAGGACGACATCAGGCAGGCCTATGAAAAGGCTACGCAGCTTCAGCTTGATGTTATGATTTATCGCGAAAAGGAAATGTATCTGAAGGCCAGACGCGATGAATTGCAAAAGAGAGTCCGAAACGTCGAGAACTCTGTTGAACGTGCTGAATCCATCGGATCACAAATGGGTGTGGTAATGGAGTACTTATCAGGCGAACTGGGACAGGTGACACGGATTATCGAAACGGCCAAGAACCGCCAGCTAATCGGTCTGAAAATCATACTGGCTCAGGAAGAGGAAAGAAAACGCATTGCCCGTGAAATTCATGACGGCCCTGCACAGCTGCTTGCCAATCTGGTTCTCCGCACAGAAATTGTGGAAAGAATGATGGTGAAGCAGGAATTTAAGATGGTACAGGACGAAATATTAGATTTGAAGGGACAAGTGCGCTCCAGCCTTGAGGAAATGCGGAAGGTGATATTCAATCTTCGCCCGATGGCTCTCGATGATTTGGGACTGATTCCTACGATGCGGAAATTCGTGCATGATTTTGAGGAGAAAACGAAAATCCGAACCATTTTTGAAACGCGGGGCAAAGAGCACCGCCTCTCTTCCGCTATGGAAGCAGCCATATACCGTTTGGTACAGGAAGCGCTCAGCAATGCGGCCAAGCATGCCTACCCGACCTATGTATTAGTAGAAATTACATACCAGGCGCAACTGGTGAAAATTGTTGTTCAGGACAATGGACTAGGCTTTAAAGTTGAGCTTCTGGAACAGAAATCGAAGGAACATTTCGGGTTGATCGGCATGCGTGAGAGAGTGGAGCTGCTTGAAGGAAGAATGGAACTGGAATCCGAAGAGAACCAGGGTACAAAGATCGTAATCCATATCCCGACGAACGTGGAGAAGGGGAAGGAGTAA